A single window of Archangium gephyra DNA harbors:
- a CDS encoding CHAT domain-containing protein produces the protein MASSKNPYELVLEFSRAREAGDPYAFQFEEQEYQLRLEGGVFQSAPFPWNPRVLADLGELEKPAPERGAVQRLGNHLRAFLGQLEWARHEAAIEQALAEGREVQLCIRSAAAELYALPWELLTLKGSGQHLGEMAGCTLRYEWPRPEAPPRVAAPAEGGRILFAWSTAGGEVGAAEHLRAIEQACEQGDVPFDARRDVLGDVSLRGLAEALETAHEPVSVLHILCHGGRAGAQGYGLVWNASREGGAPEVVDGARLRQVLAPYAATLRLVVLSACRSGAGELGSHLGSVAQELHRVGIGAVVASRLPLSVAGAIRLTQVLYAEMLGVPCSLERALSEARKQLALDGRHLDWASLQLYARVDEGPDLRPVALRPYRGLLAFEAKHRRFFFGRDKLARTLLERVQQAVEGKLPRFQVVAGASGAGKSSVVMAGLVPLLPADEWDVRVVRPGELVAEGGASDGRFASLRGLSRRLRALASTEPLAEGAGFAEAEVLEEARRLRQRRPGRKLLLVVDQLEEVFTQLGSVEERGALMRVLWSLGGQEERACVVLCTIRVDHFERCGEVALDERTRLDTVVYSEAHRVFVAHMEAEELAQAIERPAEVVGLELEAGLVEQVCQEVGQEPGALPLLEYALDLLWQRREGRRLTNLAYERMGGVTGALTQTADQLYAGLSEAQRRQARRLLVRLVDFRDAASPQTRRRVRVEEVWPAEDEARKALEQVLEKLVGSRLLVKGREEGPEGGGTWVQFAHEALIRRWTSLQTWVKEDWEREQQLREVDAWAEAWVAHQGGADQGASYLLTGDRLGYGRSVRDRFPGELSPRSLALIAESEAAEARSQEEERASQERTLAAARALAEARERELASARELATTQRREARRLRIGLAALAGLVLLALGTAAVAVSLRGEAEHQRTSALDASRVIEARHLHGQSPTLAALVLREVVHREQTPEWMQTAVELLQTPLSTAVLADHRDGVVDASFSPDGQWVVTASHDKTARVWRADGKGAPVVLRGHTEALVSAAFSPDGKQVVTASHDKTARVWRVDGMGEPVVLRGHTEALVSAAFSPDGKQMVTASHDKTARVWRVDGTGEPVVLRGHQSLVKSVAFSPDGTQVVTASEDTTARVWRADGTGEPVVLRGHTEALLSAAFSPDGTQVVTASGDKTARVWRADGKGEPVMLRSHQSWVLAAAFSPDGKQVVTASGDKTARVWRVDGTGEPVVLRGHEWDVRFATFSPDGQSVVTASMDKTARVWRADGTGEPRVLRGHVESVVSAAFSLDSQWVVTASMDKTARVWRTHGMGEPVVLHSQHALVRSVDFSPDGRSVVTVSGENTVRVWRAEGTGAPVVLRGHQDWVLSVAFSPDSQWVVTASADKTARVWKADGTGEPVVLRAHDGAVWSAVFSPDGQRVLTASADKTARVWRADGTGEPVVLRGHGGTVSSAAFSPDGKWVVTASVDTTARVWRADWKGEPVVLRGHGGAVSSAAFSPDGKWVVTTSRENSAWVWRADGQGELVVLRGHAGTVSSAAFSLDGKWVVTASQDRTAWVWRADGTGEPVALRGHDALVSSAAFSPDGKWVVTASADKTVRVWKADGQSAPVVLRGHGNEVASAVFSLDGSRVLSVAQDTTARIWTVGSARLQELLLTSTTACLLPEERQRFLLETADQARPAHEQCERAYGRKPLETSSMRGE, from the coding sequence ATGGCTTCGAGCAAGAACCCGTATGAGCTGGTGCTGGAGTTCTCTCGGGCCCGGGAGGCGGGAGACCCGTACGCGTTCCAGTTCGAGGAGCAGGAGTACCAGCTGAGGCTGGAGGGAGGTGTGTTCCAGAGCGCGCCGTTCCCGTGGAATCCACGGGTGCTGGCGGACCTGGGAGAGCTGGAGAAGCCCGCGCCGGAGCGCGGCGCCGTGCAGCGGCTGGGCAACCACCTGCGCGCCTTCCTGGGACAGCTGGAGTGGGCGAGGCACGAGGCCGCCATCGAGCAGGCACTGGCGGAGGGACGGGAGGTGCAGCTGTGCATCCGCTCGGCGGCGGCGGAGCTGTATGCCCTGCCGTGGGAGTTGCTGACGCTCAAGGGCTCGGGGCAGCACCTGGGGGAGATGGCCGGGTGCACCCTGCGCTACGAGTGGCCCAGGCCGGAGGCTCCGCCGCGGGTTGCGGCACCCGCGGAAGGTGGGCGCATCCTCTTCGCGTGGTCCACGGCGGGAGGCGAGGTCGGGGCCGCCGAGCACCTGCGAGCCATCGAGCAGGCCTGTGAGCAGGGGGACGTGCCGTTCGACGCGCGCCGGGACGTGCTGGGAGACGTGTCGCTCCGGGGGCTGGCCGAAGCGCTGGAGACGGCGCACGAGCCTGTCTCGGTGCTCCACATCCTCTGCCACGGAGGGCGCGCGGGGGCTCAGGGTTATGGGCTCGTGTGGAACGCCTCGCGCGAGGGCGGAGCGCCCGAGGTGGTGGATGGCGCGAGGCTGCGTCAGGTGTTGGCTCCGTACGCGGCCACCCTGCGCCTGGTCGTCCTGAGCGCCTGCCGCAGTGGCGCGGGGGAGCTGGGAAGCCACCTGGGCAGCGTCGCGCAGGAGCTGCACCGGGTGGGGATTGGCGCGGTGGTGGCCTCGCGGCTACCGCTGTCGGTGGCGGGTGCCATCCGGCTCACGCAGGTGCTCTACGCGGAAATGCTCGGAGTGCCGTGCTCGCTGGAGCGGGCGTTGAGCGAGGCCCGGAAGCAGCTCGCGCTGGACGGCCGCCACCTGGACTGGGCGTCGCTGCAACTCTATGCCCGCGTCGATGAAGGGCCGGACCTACGGCCGGTGGCACTGCGTCCGTACCGGGGCCTGCTGGCCTTCGAGGCGAAGCACCGGCGCTTCTTCTTCGGACGGGACAAGCTCGCGAGGACGTTGCTGGAGCGGGTGCAGCAGGCGGTGGAGGGCAAGCTGCCGCGCTTCCAGGTGGTGGCGGGAGCGTCGGGCGCGGGCAAGTCCTCGGTGGTGATGGCGGGGCTGGTGCCACTGCTGCCGGCGGACGAGTGGGACGTGCGGGTGGTGCGGCCCGGCGAGCTGGTGGCGGAAGGCGGAGCCTCGGACGGGAGGTTCGCCTCGCTGCGGGGGCTGAGCAGGCGGCTGCGTGCGCTGGCCTCCACCGAGCCCCTCGCCGAAGGAGCGGGGTTCGCCGAGGCCGAGGTGCTCGAGGAGGCGCGGCGGCTGCGTCAGCGGAGACCCGGGCGCAAGCTGCTGCTGGTGGTGGACCAGCTCGAGGAGGTGTTCACCCAGCTGGGCAGTGTGGAGGAGCGCGGCGCGCTGATGCGGGTGTTGTGGTCGCTCGGGGGGCAGGAGGAGCGGGCGTGTGTGGTGCTTTGCACCATCCGGGTGGACCACTTCGAGCGCTGTGGAGAAGTGGCGTTGGACGAGCGGACGCGGTTGGACACCGTCGTGTACTCGGAAGCGCACCGCGTCTTCGTGGCGCACATGGAGGCGGAGGAGCTGGCACAGGCCATCGAGCGTCCAGCGGAGGTGGTGGGCCTGGAGCTGGAGGCGGGACTGGTGGAGCAGGTGTGCCAGGAGGTGGGCCAGGAGCCCGGAGCCCTTCCGCTGCTGGAGTACGCGTTGGATCTGCTCTGGCAGAGACGGGAGGGGAGAAGGCTGACGAATCTGGCCTACGAGCGGATGGGCGGGGTGACGGGAGCGCTGACGCAGACGGCGGACCAGCTGTACGCGGGACTGTCGGAAGCCCAGAGACGTCAGGCGAGGCGGTTGTTGGTGCGGCTGGTGGACTTCCGGGACGCGGCGAGCCCACAGACGCGGCGGCGGGTGCGGGTGGAGGAGGTATGGCCGGCGGAGGACGAGGCACGCAAGGCGTTGGAGCAGGTGCTGGAGAAGCTGGTGGGCAGCCGGCTGCTGGTGAAGGGGCGGGAGGAGGGGCCCGAGGGAGGCGGGACGTGGGTGCAGTTCGCGCACGAGGCGCTCATCCGGCGGTGGACCTCCCTGCAGACGTGGGTGAAGGAGGACTGGGAGCGGGAGCAACAGCTGCGGGAGGTCGACGCGTGGGCGGAGGCGTGGGTGGCGCACCAGGGAGGCGCGGACCAGGGCGCGTCGTACCTGCTGACGGGAGACCGGTTGGGCTACGGCCGCAGTGTGCGGGACCGATTCCCTGGTGAGCTGTCACCGAGGAGCCTGGCGCTCATCGCGGAGTCGGAAGCGGCCGAGGCGCGAAGCCAGGAAGAGGAGCGGGCGAGCCAGGAGCGGACGCTGGCCGCCGCACGCGCGCTCGCCGAGGCCCGGGAGCGCGAGCTCGCGTCGGCGCGGGAGCTCGCCACGACGCAGAGACGCGAAGCCCGGAGGTTGAGGATCGGGCTCGCCGCACTGGCCGGACTCGTGCTGCTGGCGCTGGGAACCGCGGCCGTGGCGGTCTCCCTGCGCGGGGAGGCTGAACATCAACGGACCTCGGCCCTGGATGCTTCGCGGGTCATCGAGGCCAGGCATCTCCATGGACAATCGCCCACCCTGGCCGCCCTCGTGTTGCGAGAGGTGGTGCACCGCGAGCAGACGCCGGAGTGGATGCAGACGGCCGTGGAGTTGCTCCAGACGCCCTTGAGCACCGCTGTCCTGGCGGATCATCGGGACGGAGTGGTGGACGCCTCCTTCAGTCCGGACGGCCAGTGGGTGGTGACGGCGTCTCACGACAAGACGGCGAGGGTGTGGAGGGCGGATGGGAAGGGGGCGCCGGTGGTGCTCCGGGGCCATACGGAGGCGCTGGTGTCCGCGGCCTTCAGCCCGGACGGCAAACAGGTGGTGACGGCGTCTCACGACAAGACGGCGAGGGTGTGGCGGGTGGATGGGATGGGCGAGCCGGTGGTGCTCCGGGGCCATACGGAGGCGCTGGTGTCCGCGGCCTTCAGCCCGGACGGCAAACAGATGGTGACGGCGTCTCACGACAAGACGGCGAGGGTGTGGCGGGTGGATGGGACGGGCGAGCCCGTGGTGCTCCGGGGCCATCAATCGTTGGTGAAATCCGTGGCCTTCAGCCCGGACGGGACACAGGTGGTGACGGCGTCGGAGGACACGACAGCGCGGGTGTGGCGGGCGGATGGGACGGGCGAGCCCGTGGTGCTCCGGGGCCATACGGAGGCGCTGTTGTCCGCGGCCTTCAGCCCGGACGGGACACAGGTGGTGACGGCGTCGGGAGACAAGACGGCGCGGGTGTGGCGGGCGGATGGGAAGGGCGAGCCCGTGATGCTGCGGAGCCATCAGAGTTGGGTGTTGGCCGCGGCGTTCAGCCCGGACGGGAAACAGGTGGTGACGGCGTCGGGAGACAAGACGGCGCGGGTGTGGCGGGTGGATGGAACGGGCGAGCCCGTGGTGCTGCGCGGCCATGAGTGGGATGTGCGTTTCGCGACCTTCAGCCCAGACGGCCAATCGGTGGTGACGGCGTCCATGGACAAGACGGCGCGGGTGTGGAGGGCGGATGGGACGGGCGAGCCCAGGGTGCTGCGCGGCCACGTGGAGTCCGTGGTGTCCGCGGCTTTCAGCCTGGACAGCCAGTGGGTGGTGACGGCGTCCATGGACAAGACGGCGCGGGTGTGGAGGACGCATGGGATGGGCGAGCCCGTGGTGCTCCACAGCCAACATGCACTCGTGAGGTCCGTGGACTTCAGCCCGGATGGCAGGTCGGTGGTGACGGTGTCCGGGGAGAATACGGTGCGGGTGTGGAGGGCGGAGGGGACGGGCGCGCCGGTGGTACTGCGTGGCCATCAGGATTGGGTGTTGTCCGTGGCCTTCAGTCCGGACAGCCAGTGGGTGGTGACGGCGTCCGCGGACAAGACGGCGCGGGTGTGGAAGGCGGATGGGACGGGCGAGCCCGTGGTGCTGCGCGCCCATGATGGAGCGGTGTGGTCCGCGGTCTTCAGCCCGGACGGCCAGCGGGTGCTGACGGCGTCCGCGGACAAGACGGCACGGGTGTGGCGGGCGGATGGGACGGGCGAGCCCGTGGTGCTGCGGGGCCATGGGGGCACGGTGTCCTCGGCGGCCTTCAGCCCGGACGGCAAGTGGGTGGTGACGGCCTCCGTGGACACGACAGCACGGGTGTGGCGGGCGGATTGGAAGGGCGAGCCCGTGGTGCTGCGCGGCCATGGGGGAGCGGTGTCCTCGGCGGCCTTCAGCCCGGACGGCAAGTGGGTGGTGACGACGTCCAGGGAGAATTCGGCCTGGGTGTGGAGGGCGGATGGCCAGGGCGAGCTGGTGGTGCTGCGGGGCCACGCGGGAACGGTGTCTTCGGCCGCCTTCAGCCTGGATGGGAAGTGGGTGGTGACGGCGTCCCAGGACAGGACGGCGTGGGTGTGGAGGGCGGATGGAACGGGCGAGCCCGTGGCGCTCCGGGGCCACGACGCGCTCGTGAGCTCCGCGGCCTTCAGCCCGGATGGGAAGTGGGTGGTGACGGCGTCCGCGGACAAGACGGTGCGGGTGTGGAAGGCGGATGGACAGAGTGCGCCCGTGGTGCTGCGGGGCCATGGAAACGAGGTGGCTTCCGCGGTCTTCAGCCTGGACGGCAGCCGGGTGTTGTCGGTGGCCCAGGATACGACGGCACGCATCTGGACGGTGGGCTCCGCGAGGCTTCAGGAACTGCTCCTCACGAGCACCACGGCCTGCCTGCTGCCCGAGGAGCGCCAGCGCTTCCTGTTGGAAACAGCCGACCAGGCACGGCCGGCCCATGAGCAGTGCGAGCGCGCGTATGGCCGGAAGCCGCTCGAGACTTCATCCATGAGGGGGGAGTGA
- a CDS encoding metallophosphoesterase codes for MRTVIVSDLHLGNGQGYDIFAGAEALPAFLEQFTREPTRVVFNGDSVDFLMNEDPLELTVERAVAQARAMVDSAPTSQVFLALGRVLAAGGEGVVRLGNHDVELALPEVREVFRQALGQPPEVARRLVFESGDAPRVLEVGGARVLLAHGEQNDAWNKVDYARLPGPGITDASGFTYAAGSLLVKKLLNPLKREYGMRFADLLVPDMRGAVMAALAVNPGAVKLVFQRSSLNLLWQLLRRGMAPVTFNPDEEPAEPELGLAEQVKAAGLTEQEELALEELLSDGPLSFGGDESAQESARTKLGLHALRAYARLHRELAGAQGERYFDLAPTDPELEEARRLARKYTAGAVIFGHTHAARWQQAGDVLYANSGTWIWLMRLPPADAPESVWTAFLQELRDNPGLDAGKQVLARLESRFNAVLCGPHAAGGAEVSLVEWKPEAGMQVVRSARVAPTRVL; via the coding sequence ATGCGTACCGTCATCGTGAGTGATCTGCACCTGGGCAATGGCCAGGGTTACGACATCTTCGCGGGCGCCGAGGCGCTGCCCGCCTTCCTGGAGCAGTTCACCCGCGAGCCCACCCGCGTGGTGTTCAACGGCGACTCGGTAGACTTCCTCATGAACGAGGATCCGCTGGAGCTGACGGTGGAGCGGGCCGTGGCGCAGGCCCGGGCGATGGTGGACTCGGCGCCCACGTCCCAGGTGTTCCTCGCACTGGGGCGGGTGCTGGCCGCCGGAGGCGAGGGGGTGGTGCGCCTGGGCAACCATGACGTGGAACTGGCGCTGCCCGAGGTGCGGGAGGTGTTCCGCCAGGCGCTTGGCCAGCCTCCCGAGGTGGCGCGGCGTCTGGTGTTCGAGTCCGGGGACGCGCCCCGGGTGCTCGAGGTGGGCGGCGCGCGCGTGCTGCTGGCGCACGGCGAGCAGAACGACGCCTGGAACAAGGTGGACTACGCGCGGCTGCCCGGACCGGGCATCACGGACGCGTCCGGCTTCACCTACGCCGCCGGCTCGCTGCTGGTGAAGAAGCTGCTCAATCCACTCAAGCGCGAGTACGGCATGCGCTTCGCGGATCTGCTCGTGCCGGACATGCGGGGCGCGGTGATGGCCGCGCTCGCCGTCAACCCGGGCGCGGTGAAGCTCGTGTTCCAGCGCTCCTCGCTGAACCTCCTGTGGCAGCTCTTGCGCCGGGGCATGGCGCCCGTGACGTTCAACCCGGACGAGGAGCCGGCCGAGCCGGAGCTGGGCCTGGCCGAGCAGGTGAAGGCCGCGGGCCTCACGGAGCAGGAAGAGCTGGCGCTGGAGGAGCTGCTGTCGGACGGGCCGCTGAGCTTCGGCGGGGACGAGTCCGCCCAGGAGAGCGCCCGGACGAAGCTGGGCCTCCACGCGCTGCGCGCCTACGCGCGGCTGCACCGGGAGCTCGCGGGGGCTCAGGGCGAGCGGTATTTCGACCTGGCACCCACGGACCCGGAGCTGGAGGAGGCGCGCCGGCTGGCGAGGAAGTACACGGCGGGCGCCGTCATCTTCGGCCACACCCACGCGGCGCGCTGGCAGCAGGCCGGGGACGTGCTGTACGCGAACTCGGGCACGTGGATCTGGCTGATGCGGCTGCCGCCGGCCGACGCCCCCGAGTCGGTGTGGACGGCGTTCCTCCAGGAGCTGCGGGACAACCCCGGGCTGGACGCCGGGAAGCAGGTGCTGGCGCGGCTGGAGTCGCGCTTCAACGCGGTGCTGTGTGGCCCGCATGCGGCGGGCGGCGCCGAGGTGTCGCTGGTGGAGTGGAAGCCGGAGGCGGGGATGCAGGTGGTGCGCTCGGCCCGCGTGGCGCCCACCCGGGTGCTTTGA
- a CDS encoding alpha/beta fold hydrolase, giving the protein MNGARLHYELQGDGFPVVLLHGGLLDLRLWDTQVGPLAQHFTTLRYDQRGFGRTVAPEGQPYAPHEDLRALLDHFSMDRAHVVGLSFGGRVALDFALAFPERVSCLVLVAPEWTLDHMRGLADVHHPRFLEPSALTRLEQLLVPTLVVVGDRESPVLLSNAELLARHVPALTRVTLPGVGYLPNRERPEDFNRLLLDFLLAQASPSVGEAPLG; this is encoded by the coding sequence GTGAACGGGGCACGCCTGCACTACGAACTCCAGGGCGATGGCTTCCCGGTCGTGTTGCTCCACGGCGGCCTGCTCGATCTGCGCCTGTGGGACACGCAGGTGGGGCCGCTCGCCCAACACTTCACCACCCTGCGCTACGACCAGCGGGGCTTCGGCAGGACCGTGGCTCCCGAGGGACAGCCCTACGCGCCCCATGAGGATCTGCGCGCCCTGCTGGACCACTTCTCGATGGACCGGGCCCATGTCGTCGGCCTGTCGTTCGGCGGACGCGTCGCGCTCGACTTCGCCCTGGCGTTTCCCGAGCGCGTGTCCTGTCTCGTCCTCGTGGCGCCCGAATGGACGCTCGACCACATGCGAGGCCTGGCGGACGTCCACCACCCCCGTTTCCTGGAGCCCTCGGCCCTCACCCGGCTGGAGCAGCTCCTCGTGCCCACGCTCGTCGTGGTGGGGGACAGGGAGAGCCCCGTCCTGCTGAGCAACGCGGAGCTGCTCGCGCGGCACGTGCCCGCCCTCACCCGCGTCACCCTCCCCGGCGTGGGATACCTGCCCAACCGCGAGCGCCCCGAGGACTTCAACCGCCTCCTGCTCGACTTCCTCCTCGCGCAGGCCTCCCCGAGCGTCGGCGAAGCACCGCTCGGGTAG
- a CDS encoding dipeptidyl-peptidase 3 family protein, whose protein sequence is MKALFLAAALAANPQPAPTPAPSTPPAGAAQPFLVERLGHDAIVRMYAPGVAELSRGDKRVAWYLSLAAHAGEEIAYDQLGWDMVALKRLLESVYLFGREGHAEPGSFDAKLADYLARFYGQTGNHDQTTGQKFVPAFTPAELEAAALRALKAGAPLGVKDEAALKTWLGGLRPSLFDAGFEPQLTSKAPPPGQDILTASANTAYGRGVTLKDLEGFQEKNPLNSRVVKVDGTLVEQVFRTGTPDGKVPRGLYAAELSRVSAHLREAAKSAPKEQKAALEKLVRYFETGDLKDWDAYNIAWLKANPTVDANLGFIETYVDARGQKGQWEALINYRDARENQVMELIARRAQAFENGMPWPDKYKRKKVATPVAKAINLVTSLPTPPAGINLPNEQHIREKYGSKSVLVANVMEAAAAMKRLPLAIEFSRTPEDAAKSRQYTVTARKWLVAFHEVMGHASGQVDPKLEGGPSRYLKEYDNTLEEARADLVALWHAFDPSLATLSPEHERIAEQMYRDYLVEGLTNLNQVPEGDVFEEDHQRGHHMTVNFLMEKGAVKQVVEGGGEGKPGRTYWAVEDYGKMRTAVGELLSKLMVIKATGDYEGIRKLVQETGIRFDPKLRDEVVARVRAVEVPADVLLISPRLVPVVDGKGQLVDVKVRHDQGFIEQHLERSVLGRLAPAEATRVAARLAETPAALAEEYRKLAP, encoded by the coding sequence ATGAAAGCCCTCTTCCTGGCGGCGGCGCTCGCCGCCAACCCGCAGCCCGCACCGACTCCCGCCCCGAGCACGCCTCCCGCCGGGGCCGCCCAGCCCTTCCTGGTGGAGCGGCTCGGCCATGACGCCATCGTCCGCATGTACGCGCCGGGGGTGGCCGAGCTCTCCCGCGGCGACAAGCGCGTGGCCTGGTACCTGTCGCTCGCGGCGCACGCGGGCGAGGAGATCGCCTATGACCAGCTCGGCTGGGACATGGTGGCCCTCAAGCGGCTGCTGGAGTCCGTGTACCTCTTCGGCCGCGAGGGGCATGCGGAGCCGGGCTCGTTCGACGCGAAGCTCGCGGACTACCTGGCGCGCTTCTACGGCCAGACGGGCAACCATGATCAGACGACGGGCCAGAAGTTCGTCCCCGCCTTCACCCCGGCCGAGCTGGAGGCCGCGGCGCTGCGGGCGCTGAAGGCCGGAGCGCCCCTGGGCGTGAAGGACGAGGCGGCGCTGAAGACGTGGCTGGGAGGACTGAGGCCCTCGCTCTTCGACGCGGGCTTCGAGCCGCAGCTCACCTCGAAGGCGCCTCCGCCGGGGCAGGACATCCTCACGGCGTCGGCGAACACGGCGTATGGCCGGGGCGTGACGCTCAAGGACCTGGAGGGCTTCCAGGAGAAGAACCCGCTCAACTCGCGCGTGGTGAAGGTGGACGGGACGCTGGTGGAGCAGGTGTTCCGCACCGGGACGCCCGATGGGAAGGTGCCGCGAGGGCTGTACGCGGCGGAGCTCTCGCGCGTCAGCGCCCACCTGCGCGAGGCGGCGAAGTCCGCGCCCAAGGAGCAGAAGGCGGCGCTCGAGAAGCTGGTGCGCTACTTCGAGACGGGGGACCTGAAGGACTGGGACGCGTACAACATCGCCTGGCTGAAGGCGAACCCCACGGTGGACGCCAACCTCGGCTTCATCGAGACGTACGTGGACGCGCGCGGCCAGAAGGGCCAGTGGGAGGCGCTCATCAACTACCGCGATGCGCGGGAGAACCAGGTGATGGAGCTCATCGCCCGGCGGGCACAGGCCTTCGAGAACGGGATGCCCTGGCCGGACAAGTACAAGCGCAAGAAGGTGGCGACACCGGTGGCCAAGGCCATCAACCTGGTGACGAGCCTTCCGACGCCGCCCGCGGGCATCAACCTGCCCAACGAGCAGCACATCCGCGAGAAGTACGGCAGCAAGAGCGTGCTGGTGGCCAATGTGATGGAGGCCGCGGCGGCGATGAAGCGGCTGCCGCTGGCCATCGAGTTCTCCCGGACGCCCGAGGACGCGGCGAAGTCGCGCCAGTACACCGTCACGGCGCGCAAGTGGCTGGTGGCGTTCCACGAGGTGATGGGACACGCCTCGGGGCAGGTGGATCCGAAGCTGGAGGGAGGCCCCTCGCGCTACCTGAAGGAGTACGACAACACGCTGGAGGAGGCGCGCGCGGACCTGGTGGCGCTGTGGCACGCGTTCGATCCGTCGCTGGCCACGCTGTCGCCGGAGCACGAGCGCATCGCGGAGCAGATGTACCGGGACTACCTGGTCGAGGGGCTCACCAACCTCAACCAGGTGCCAGAGGGAGACGTCTTCGAGGAGGACCACCAGCGAGGCCACCACATGACGGTGAACTTCCTGATGGAGAAGGGGGCGGTGAAGCAGGTGGTGGAGGGAGGCGGGGAGGGGAAGCCGGGGCGCACGTACTGGGCGGTGGAGGACTACGGGAAGATGCGCACGGCGGTGGGCGAGCTGCTCTCGAAGCTGATGGTCATCAAGGCGACGGGGGACTACGAGGGCATCCGGAAGCTGGTGCAGGAGACGGGAATCCGGTTCGACCCGAAGCTGCGCGACGAGGTGGTGGCGCGGGTGCGTGCGGTGGAGGTGCCGGCGGATGTGCTGCTCATCTCCCCGAGGCTGGTGCCGGTGGTGGACGGGAAGGGGCAGCTGGTGGACGTGAAGGTGCGGCATGACCAGGGCTTCATCGAGCAGCACCTGGAGCGGAGCGTGCTGGGCAGGCTCGCTCCGGCCGAGGCCACCCGGGTGGCGGCGAGGCTCGCGGAGACCCCGGCGGCGCTCGCGGAGGAGTACCGGAAGCTGGCTCCATGA
- a CDS encoding CotH kinase family protein — MRGRGWWGRCALVLVACLGGVGCESSRDRGGSLATGGDTVSPGEPGSPVPSDGTPPAPPPDDPRPPASPDAGSPAPDAGPLPPKPTVCAPTGEGPHWLQEGEPVTVTFRCGTGYTAPGLRFSVSPLPAGASLDEASGTFRWTPGKAQADVWLLTVTEHSTGETGVVKVGVADNWLAPGNVREVNPLTYTEEYGLPVFHLSFEGTLTAGGYRPVQLVYRGHRYTAEAKYRGATSSIFPKRNYTFKFDKEDPFNEPELAGGFSGRRNLVLITSFNDNSYLRPRLAFDLWNRMSPEHVQVKTYSAVLYVNGRFWGLFTVADHVDEHLMERHGLSDDGDLFKAVEADANFSRLDKNGAPKQPLELGFEKKEGTPKDGWVGAYDTLNALTAFIADSDRETFRTQWGSRLNTRDYEDWWIFNTAILGTDSGGKNAYHYYDPVTRAPWRFIPWDLDASFGQDWDTRRLGPTVLLDFSGVNRLFARMLEEPSISGPLRERYRSMLRGPLAKEEVLKLLDGYVREIHPVALRDEARWLQQYRTFERWSDRTDFTTHEQEVEYLRRWVDERWNLLERQLP; from the coding sequence ATGAGGGGCAGAGGGTGGTGGGGCCGGTGCGCGCTGGTGCTGGTGGCGTGTCTCGGGGGCGTGGGCTGCGAGTCCTCGCGGGACAGGGGCGGCTCGCTCGCAACGGGCGGGGACACGGTGTCTCCCGGGGAGCCGGGTTCTCCGGTGCCCTCGGACGGAACCCCGCCCGCTCCCCCTCCGGATGACCCGAGGCCTCCGGCTTCACCGGACGCGGGGTCACCGGCGCCGGATGCCGGTCCATTGCCTCCCAAGCCCACTGTCTGCGCGCCCACGGGAGAGGGTCCGCACTGGCTCCAGGAAGGCGAGCCCGTGACGGTGACGTTCCGCTGTGGCACCGGCTACACGGCGCCGGGGCTGCGCTTCAGCGTGTCGCCCCTGCCGGCCGGGGCGAGCCTGGACGAGGCGAGCGGTACCTTCCGGTGGACACCGGGCAAGGCCCAGGCGGACGTGTGGCTGCTCACCGTCACCGAGCACAGCACGGGCGAGACGGGGGTGGTGAAGGTGGGCGTGGCCGACAACTGGCTGGCGCCGGGCAACGTGCGGGAGGTGAACCCCCTCACGTACACCGAGGAGTACGGGCTGCCGGTGTTCCACCTCTCCTTCGAGGGCACCCTCACGGCGGGGGGCTACCGTCCGGTGCAGCTCGTCTACCGGGGGCACCGCTACACCGCCGAGGCCAAGTACCGCGGCGCCACCTCCAGCATCTTCCCCAAGCGCAACTACACCTTCAAATTCGACAAGGAGGACCCCTTCAACGAGCCGGAGCTCGCGGGAGGCTTCTCCGGCCGGCGCAACCTGGTGCTCATCACCAGCTTCAATGACAACTCCTACCTGCGGCCGAGGCTCGCCTTCGACCTGTGGAACCGGATGTCGCCGGAGCATGTGCAGGTGAAGACATACAGCGCGGTGCTCTATGTGAACGGGCGCTTCTGGGGCCTCTTCACCGTGGCGGACCACGTGGACGAGCACCTGATGGAGCGCCACGGCCTCTCCGACGACGGAGACCTCTTCAAGGCGGTGGAAGCGGACGCGAACTTCTCGCGGCTCGACAAGAATGGCGCGCCCAAGCAGCCCCTGGAGCTGGGCTTCGAGAAGAAGGAGGGCACGCCCAAGGACGGCTGGGTGGGCGCCTATGACACGCTCAACGCGCTCACCGCCTTCATCGCGGACTCGGACCGGGAGACCTTCCGCACGCAGTGGGGCTCGCGGCTCAACACGCGCGACTACGAGGACTGGTGGATCTTCAATACGGCCATCCTCGGCACGGACTCGGGCGGGAAGAACGCCTACCACTACTACGATCCCGTGACGCGAGCCCCCTGGCGCTTCATCCCGTGGGACCTCGACGCGAGCTTCGGCCAGGACTGGGACACGCGCCGGCTCGGGCCCACGGTCCTCCTGGACTTCTCCGGCGTCAACCGGCTCTTCGCGCGCATGCTGGAGGAGCCCTCCATCTCCGGGCCCCTGCGCGAGCGCTACCGCTCGATGCTGCGGGGCCCGCTGGCGAAGGAGGAGGTGCTGAAGCTCCTCGACGGCTACGTGCGCGAAATCCACCCCGTGGCCCTGCGGGACGAGGCGCGCTGGCTCCAGCAGTACCGCACCTTCGAGCGCTGGAGCGATCGCACCGACTTCACCACCCACGAGCAGGAGGTGGAGTACCTGCGCCGGTGGGTGGACGAGCGGTGGAACCTGCTGGAGCGGCAGCTGCCGTAG